The Cryptomeria japonica chromosome 6, Sugi_1.0, whole genome shotgun sequence genomic interval GTGGAATCACACAATAATTCGTTGGCATCTTATACGAGGAAACAAATTTAAGAACTAAAAGAGTGGGGGAAGGAATGTGTACAATTGTGTGAATAATATTTACCCATTCAAAGAGAAGGTACTTATTTTGTCTCAAATGAAATGCTGACGGAGTAAACACTTAAGAAGGAACAAATACAGATAAGATAACTGAAACAAGCCATCACATGTAGCCTAAATATCATTAGCGAGAGTCAAATTATGTGCAAAACGATTAAATAAAGCTTCACTTTAAAGTGCATCCCATTTACATTTTTGCCGGCAATAACATCACCATCGCTCGAAATCTGTTGAGTTAGAGGGATTCCATCGACCCTTCCAGCATCCGTACCACTTGCCCCATGCTTGGCCTCGCATTCTCATCCTTTTCAATGCATTGCAGTCCTACAACAATACTTCTTTTCACCTCTTCCATATCTGTTTCCTCTGCAAATGCAACACACTCCACAATATTACTAATATTTCCCTCGTAGAATTGACCTGCTGCCCACGAGGGAAAGTAATACTTATTTGAATCTCGCACGCTCATGTCCAAATTTCTTCGGCCCGAAATGATTTCCAAGAGTGTCATACCAAAACTGTAGACATCAACCTTGGGAGTGATGGGAAGACCGGAGAACCACTCTGGGGCCAAGTATCCAATCGTTCCTCTTATAGTTGTCAGCACGCGGCTATAATCTCTATCCAACAACTTTGCTAGCCCAAAATCGCCCAGCTTTGGGGTAAAGTTGCTATCCAGGAGAATGTTTTCAGGCTTAACATCGTTGTGAATGATGCACTCTCTGCATTCTTCGTGGAGATAAAGTAACCCTTTCGCAATGCCTAGCGCGATCTCAAATCGGGTCTTCCAGTCGAGTACCGTACGTTCACTTTCAGAGTTGCCACTGAAGAGTAAGGAATTCAGATAGCCGTTGGGCATGTACTCGTAAACCAGGAGCCTCTCTGATCCTTCCACACAAAATCCTCGAAGCCTTACCAAATTCACATGTTGTATGTTTCCAACAGAATTGATTTCTGCTCGGAATTGCTTCTCTTCTCGTCTTGAACATTCCAATCTCTTAACTGCTACAAGCGTGCCGTCTGTTAGAGATCCTTTGAACACCGAGCCGAATCCTCCGCTCCCCAACTTACACCTGAAATTCTTAGTTGCAATCTTCAACTCCTTGTAACTAAACACTCTAAGAAAAGAGTTAGACGAATCTGCACTCCTCTCCATCGGCGGTAACCGATACCCCTGCCTCcttaaaaatgacaaaataccCAGAGCAAATGCAAGAACACCAAAAAAACCAATCACTGCGCCCAGGATACCCGTGGTTTTGCGTGTGGAGGAGGATGGTGGATCAGACTTTGGAAATGCAGAGGCAGCTACTCGAATAAAGACATTTGAATTGCTTTGTGATGGAGAATTCTGCATGTTTAGCAAATCTCCGGACCAGATTTGGCATGGCCCTGAAGGCGGATTGAAAGCATACGCAGTGCAGGAGCAGTTGTGGAGGCACGCTTTCTGGCAATCTTTCTTCGTCGTTGCAGGGTATTCAGAGAAATCGGGCTTATCAGGCAACATTGCGTTGGAATCGATGAATCCGTCGGTGTTGACGTTTTTTGCATCACAATTTAACGGGCTCCGTCGAACACACCCACTTGAGGACCAATCTCGCAAACTCCAGGAGAGATTGTCCCTTGGGATGAAGCCTTCCATGCAGCTGCAGAACTGAAAATTGTTGGAGTTGCAGATTCCATAAGCGCCACAGGCATTATGTACGTTGCATTGATCTCTGGGCTGAGACCAGGACATACTCCATTTATTGTTATCAAGCAAAACATAATGCTG includes:
- the LOC131876757 gene encoding G-type lectin S-receptor-like serine/threonine-protein kinase At2g19130, which translates into the protein MGNNNMEMGSNGAFAYMLFVLTVLIILHNCDECTADGGDTLSLGASLTGNQTIISKNGTFELGFFSPNGTNNWYIGIWYSKVAEKTIVWVANRERPAKKRPGVLKLSRQGSLGLFDAEDVSFWSVNLSNKASQAVILDSGNFVVLSDGNKSEIAWQSFDHPVDTVLPGMKIGPKQKLVCWKNSLDPAPGHFSFQMDPSGARQLVLRWNNSVNYWESGIWDGKHFGQIPEMALTGLFNYTVEDTSSGLYLSYTSMPGNNALSRFIIHKSGEYQHYVLLDNNKWSMSWSQPRDQCNVHNACGAYGICNSNNFQFCSCMEGFIPRDNLSWSLRDWSSSGCVRRSPLNCDAKNVNTDGFIDSNAMLPDKPDFSEYPATTKKDCQKACLHNCSCTAYAFNPPSGPCQIWSGDLLNMQNSPSQSNSNVFIRVAASAFPKSDPPSSSTRKTTGILGAVIGFFGVLAFALGILSFLRRQGYRLPPMERSADSSNSFLRVFSYKELKIATKNFRCKLGSGGFGSVFKGSLTDGTLVAVKRLECSRREEKQFRAEINSVGNIQHVNLVRLRGFCVEGSERLLVYEYMPNGYLNSLLFSGNSESERTVLDWKTRFEIALGIAKGLLYLHEECRECIIHNDVKPENILLDSNFTPKLGDFGLAKLLDRDYSRVLTTIRGTIGYLAPEWFSGLPITPKVDVYSFGMTLLEIISGRRNLDMSVRDSNKYYFPSWAAGQFYEGNISNIVECVAFAEETDMEEVKRSIVVGLQCIEKDENARPSMGQVVRMLEGSMESL